In a genomic window of Croceibacterium sp. TMG7-5b_MA50:
- a CDS encoding 50S ribosomal protein L25/general stress protein Ctc, whose amino-acid sequence MSDALNLPAELRERAGKGASRELRRNGRVPAVIYGGNEQPQTIHVEEKLLMKQLMTGHFMNSIIQVGVGGNTVRTLPKDVALHPVSGRPVHVDFLRLARDATVEVAVPVVFANEEASPGLKRGGVLNIVRHELELVCDADKIPSEIVIDVTGVEVGDSIHISAVTLPEGATSAITDRDFTIATIVAPSALKSSEGEAEDEAAAEG is encoded by the coding sequence ATGAGCGACGCTCTGAACCTGCCCGCCGAGCTGCGCGAACGGGCTGGCAAGGGAGCCTCCCGTGAACTGCGCCGCAATGGCCGGGTCCCCGCCGTGATCTATGGCGGCAACGAACAGCCGCAGACCATCCATGTGGAAGAGAAGCTGCTGATGAAGCAGCTGATGACCGGCCACTTCATGAACTCGATCATCCAGGTCGGCGTCGGTGGCAACACGGTCCGCACCCTGCCCAAGGATGTGGCGCTGCACCCTGTGTCCGGGCGTCCGGTCCATGTCGATTTCCTGCGGCTGGCGCGCGATGCCACGGTTGAGGTCGCCGTGCCGGTGGTGTTCGCCAACGAGGAGGCCAGCCCCGGTCTGAAGCGTGGCGGCGTGCTCAACATCGTCCGGCACGAGCTGGAACTGGTGTGCGATGCCGACAAGATCCCCAGCGAGATCGTGATCGACGTCACCGGCGTCGAAGTGGGTGATTCCATCCACATCAGCGCCGTGACGCTGCCGGAAGGCGCGACCAGCGCGATCACCGACCGCGATTTCACCATCGCCACCATCGTCGCTCCCTCCGCGCTGAAGAGCTCGGAAGGCGAGGCGGA
- a CDS encoding TraB/GumN family protein, whose translation MKAVAAILLLLLLAACGRADNWPEPSPALWQVTGPAGQQGWLFGTIHALPDGAEWRTPELDGAIAAAGPLVVEIGAPDPAQTQALFARLGRSPGLPPVTQRLPPAERPALDAALDRAEFPPGMLDGWEDWAAALTLANALRSGDVANGVDRALVAGSTRVIALESVAEQFALFDTLPPVAQAALLRDAAAGGNPAAEDARTRAWLAGDMAALERDAATGLLSDPVLRERLQTGRNRAWMPVIATLLDEGARPFVAVGAAHMLGPEGLPALLAARGYTVRRVQ comes from the coding sequence GTGAAGGCCGTTGCCGCCATATTGCTGCTCCTGCTGCTCGCGGCGTGCGGGCGCGCGGATAACTGGCCGGAGCCTTCGCCGGCGTTGTGGCAGGTGACCGGTCCGGCCGGGCAGCAGGGTTGGCTGTTCGGCACGATCCATGCCCTGCCCGACGGCGCCGAGTGGCGCACGCCGGAGCTGGACGGTGCAATCGCCGCCGCCGGACCGCTGGTGGTGGAGATCGGCGCACCCGACCCGGCACAGACACAGGCGCTGTTCGCCAGGCTGGGCCGCTCGCCCGGTCTGCCGCCGGTGACGCAGCGCCTGCCCCCGGCCGAGCGCCCCGCCCTCGACGCCGCGCTCGACCGGGCGGAATTTCCGCCCGGCATGCTGGATGGGTGGGAGGACTGGGCCGCCGCCTTGACACTGGCCAATGCGCTTCGGTCTGGAGACGTCGCCAACGGGGTGGACCGCGCGCTCGTGGCAGGCAGCACGCGGGTGATCGCGCTGGAAAGCGTGGCGGAGCAATTCGCCTTGTTCGACACCCTGCCACCTGTGGCCCAGGCCGCGTTGCTGCGCGACGCGGCGGCTGGCGGCAATCCCGCGGCCGAGGACGCCCGCACCCGCGCCTGGCTGGCCGGCGACATGGCCGCGCTGGAGCGGGATGCGGCTACCGGGCTCCTTTCCGACCCGGTGCTGCGCGAACGGCTGCAGACCGGCCGCAACCGCGCGTGGATGCCGGTGATCGCCACCTTGCTGGACGAAGGCGCCCGCCCGTTCGTGGCCGTCGGCGCCGCGCACATGCTGGGGCCGGAGGGGCTGCCCGCGCTGCTCGCCGCGCGAGGCTACACGGTCAGGCGGGTGCAATAG
- a CDS encoding TraB/GumN family protein has protein sequence MNGADMIGAAWGWQGLRRGLAAGMAAVSLTLAGCTSPAPLPVVERAPAGAAPGPALWRVADADTTIYLFGTVHALPQGTQWFDPRVERAFASSDELVTEVDLSTIGSSGLSLKGAGMLPAGQSLRALMTPEAREAFEAAMVGLGLPVEAFDTMEPWLAAMSLTLLPVVRAGYQADSGVEAALGSRAEGKRRSGLERIEDQIALFDTMPMPAQLAYLEQAVAQTGRGAMALDAMVGEWLAGDAEDLAALINAEMIDPELHERLLTRRNSNWADWISGRLQQPGTVFVAVGAGHLAGADSVQDQLRARGFEVTRIWQ, from the coding sequence ATGAACGGGGCAGACATGATTGGCGCGGCGTGGGGCTGGCAGGGTTTGAGACGCGGTCTGGCCGCCGGCATGGCGGCCGTGTCGCTGACGCTGGCGGGCTGCACATCGCCGGCGCCGCTGCCGGTGGTGGAACGCGCGCCGGCGGGCGCCGCGCCGGGGCCGGCGCTGTGGCGCGTGGCGGATGCGGATACCACCATCTACCTGTTCGGCACTGTCCATGCCCTGCCCCAGGGCACGCAGTGGTTCGACCCGCGGGTGGAACGCGCCTTCGCCAGTTCGGACGAGCTGGTGACGGAGGTCGACCTGTCGACCATCGGCAGTTCCGGCCTGTCGCTGAAAGGCGCGGGTATGCTGCCGGCTGGGCAGTCCCTGCGCGCGCTGATGACGCCGGAGGCGCGCGAGGCGTTCGAGGCGGCGATGGTCGGCCTGGGCCTGCCGGTCGAGGCGTTCGACACGATGGAGCCATGGCTGGCCGCCATGTCGCTGACCCTGCTGCCCGTCGTGCGCGCTGGCTACCAGGCGGATAGTGGGGTGGAGGCCGCGCTGGGCAGCAGGGCGGAGGGCAAGCGCCGTTCAGGCCTTGAACGGATCGAGGACCAGATCGCGCTGTTCGACACCATGCCCATGCCCGCTCAGCTTGCCTATCTGGAACAGGCCGTGGCCCAGACCGGACGCGGGGCGATGGCACTGGACGCCATGGTCGGCGAATGGCTGGCCGGCGATGCGGAGGATCTGGCCGCGCTAATCAACGCGGAAATGATCGATCCGGAGCTGCACGAACGCCTGCTGACCCGGCGTAATTCGAACTGGGCGGATTGGATTTCGGGCCGGCTGCAACAGCCCGGCACGGTGTTCGTCGCGGTTGGCGCTGGCCATCTGGCGGGTGCCGACAGCGTACAGGACCAGCTGCGCGCGCGCGGGTTCGAGGTCACCCGCATCTGGCAGTGA
- a CDS encoding glycine--tRNA ligase subunit alpha gives MNRNPQASFQDMILALHDYWAAQGCVILQPYDMRMGAGTFHTATTLRALGPEPWNAAFVQPCRRPTDGRYGENPNRLQHYYQYQVILKPSPPDLQELYLRSLEVIGIDPLKHDIRFVEDDWESPTLGAWGLGWEVWCDGMEVTQFTYFQQMGGFDCKPVAGELTYGLERLAMYIQGVDNVYDLQFNDRGVSYGDVFLENERQMSKWNFEVADTAALFDLFGKAEAECRNALDAGVPIAAYEQAVEASHIFNLLQARGVISVQERASYMGRVRDLARGSCEKYAEAMTPRWQAAYPEWSL, from the coding sequence ATGAACAGGAACCCGCAAGCCAGCTTTCAGGACATGATCCTGGCGCTGCACGATTACTGGGCGGCGCAGGGCTGCGTCATCCTGCAGCCTTATGACATGCGGATGGGCGCCGGCACGTTCCACACCGCCACCACGCTGCGCGCGCTGGGGCCGGAACCGTGGAACGCGGCCTTCGTGCAGCCGTGCCGTCGGCCGACCGACGGCCGCTATGGCGAGAACCCGAACCGGTTGCAGCATTATTACCAGTACCAGGTGATCCTGAAGCCATCGCCGCCCGACTTGCAGGAGCTTTACCTGCGCTCTCTGGAGGTGATCGGGATCGACCCGCTGAAGCACGATATCCGCTTCGTGGAGGATGACTGGGAAAGCCCCACGCTGGGCGCCTGGGGCCTGGGTTGGGAGGTCTGGTGCGACGGGATGGAGGTGACGCAGTTCACCTACTTCCAGCAAATGGGCGGGTTCGACTGCAAGCCGGTCGCGGGCGAGCTGACCTACGGCCTCGAACGGTTGGCCATGTACATCCAGGGCGTCGACAACGTGTACGATCTCCAGTTCAATGATCGCGGCGTCAGCTATGGCGACGTATTCCTTGAGAACGAGCGCCAGATGTCGAAATGGAACTTCGAGGTGGCTGACACCGCCGCCTTGTTCGACCTGTTCGGCAAGGCGGAGGCGGAGTGTCGGAACGCGCTGGACGCCGGCGTGCCCATCGCCGCCTACGAACAGGCGGTAGAGGCGAGCCACATCTTCAACCTGCTGCAGGCGCGCGGCGTCATCAGCGTGCAGGAACGCGCCAGCTACATGGGCCGGGTACGCGATCTGGCGCGCGGATCGTGCGAGAAGTACGCGGAGGCGATGACCCCGCGCTGGCAGGCCGCCTATCCGGAGTGGTCGCTGTGA
- the glyS gene encoding glycine--tRNA ligase subunit beta gives MTDFLLELRCEEIPARMQAGARAELEKLFAAQMGAAGVAVGQVSVWSTPRRLALIARDLPEATQAVREETKGPRASAPPQALEGFLRKTGLSREQLQDRDGVLFAVVEKPGRAIRDVLAEAVPAIIRAFSWPKSMRWGAASLSTESPRWVRPLSGIVAILGEELVPCEVAGVPSGYATVGHRFHHPGAITIGGAHDYAEKLRACHVIVDHAEREALVRDGATKAAADAGLTLVADEGLVVENAGLTEWPVPLLGRFDPAFLEVPPEVIQLTARVNQKYFVCQDAAGALANAFVCTANIDASDHGAAIVDGNRKVLAARLSDARFFWDQDRKVPLATQAEKLARITFHEKLGTVAGKVERVAKLARWLAEQGMVPGADPALAEQAARLCKADLVTEMVGEFPELQGLMGGYYARAEGLPDAVADAIRDHYKPVGQGDAVPTAPVTVAVALADKLDTLRSFFAIDEKPTGSKDPFALRRAALGVIRIVQANGLRMGIADGDLLDFFADRLKVQQRDAGVRHDLIDAVFALGGEDDIVRLLNRTEALQAFIGTEDGANLLAGYKRAANILKKEDWQGHEGEIAQTGEEDPLAVVDDPDLKAVVDARMAERHAQEYQREPAEAALIAALDQAEPQAADAVAREDFGAAMSALATLRAPIDRFFDDVTVNDPDRHKRAARLELLARFRAAVHNVADFSKIEAS, from the coding sequence GTGACGGACTTCCTGCTCGAACTCCGGTGCGAGGAAATCCCCGCCCGCATGCAGGCCGGCGCCCGCGCCGAGCTGGAGAAGCTGTTCGCGGCGCAGATGGGCGCGGCGGGCGTCGCCGTTGGTCAAGTTTCGGTCTGGTCCACTCCCCGCCGCCTGGCCCTGATCGCCCGCGACCTGCCCGAGGCAACGCAGGCGGTGCGGGAAGAGACCAAGGGCCCCCGCGCCTCCGCCCCGCCGCAGGCGCTGGAAGGTTTCCTGCGCAAGACCGGGCTGTCGCGCGAGCAGCTGCAGGACCGCGACGGCGTGCTGTTCGCCGTGGTCGAGAAGCCGGGGCGCGCGATCCGCGATGTGCTGGCCGAGGCCGTGCCCGCCATCATCCGCGCGTTCAGCTGGCCCAAGTCGATGCGCTGGGGCGCCGCCTCGCTCTCCACCGAAAGCCCGCGCTGGGTCCGCCCGCTCTCCGGCATCGTCGCCATCCTGGGGGAGGAGCTGGTCCCGTGCGAGGTCGCCGGCGTGCCGAGCGGCTATGCCACGGTCGGCCACCGCTTCCACCATCCCGGCGCGATCACCATCGGCGGCGCGCATGACTATGCCGAGAAGCTGCGCGCCTGCCATGTCATCGTCGACCATGCGGAGCGCGAGGCGCTGGTCCGCGACGGCGCGACAAAGGCCGCGGCCGATGCCGGGCTGACGCTGGTGGCGGACGAGGGGCTGGTGGTGGAGAATGCCGGCCTGACCGAATGGCCGGTGCCGCTGCTCGGCCGTTTCGACCCCGCCTTCCTGGAGGTGCCGCCAGAGGTCATCCAGCTTACCGCCCGGGTGAACCAGAAGTACTTCGTGTGCCAGGACGCCGCGGGCGCGCTGGCCAACGCCTTCGTCTGCACCGCCAATATCGATGCGAGCGACCACGGTGCCGCGATCGTCGACGGCAACCGCAAGGTGCTGGCCGCGCGGCTGTCGGATGCGCGCTTCTTCTGGGACCAGGACCGCAAGGTGCCGCTGGCCACCCAGGCGGAGAAGCTCGCCCGTATCACCTTCCACGAGAAGCTGGGCACCGTCGCCGGCAAGGTGGAGCGCGTGGCGAAGCTCGCCCGCTGGCTGGCGGAGCAGGGCATGGTGCCCGGCGCCGATCCGGCGCTGGCCGAACAGGCGGCGCGGCTCTGCAAGGCCGACCTCGTGACCGAAATGGTCGGCGAGTTCCCCGAATTGCAGGGCTTGATGGGCGGCTACTATGCCCGCGCCGAGGGGCTGCCCGATGCGGTGGCAGATGCGATCCGCGACCATTACAAGCCAGTGGGGCAGGGCGACGCCGTACCCACCGCCCCGGTGACGGTGGCTGTTGCGTTGGCGGACAAGCTCGACACGCTGCGCAGCTTCTTCGCCATTGACGAGAAGCCGACCGGTTCCAAGGACCCGTTCGCGCTCCGCCGCGCGGCGCTGGGCGTGATCCGCATCGTGCAGGCGAACGGCCTGCGCATGGGTATCGCCGATGGCGACCTCCTCGACTTCTTCGCCGACCGCCTCAAGGTCCAGCAGCGGGACGCCGGCGTTAGGCACGATCTGATCGATGCGGTGTTTGCCCTGGGTGGGGAGGACGATATCGTGCGACTGCTGAACAGAACCGAGGCCTTGCAGGCATTCATCGGCACGGAGGACGGTGCCAACCTCCTCGCCGGGTACAAGCGCGCCGCCAACATCCTGAAGAAGGAGGACTGGCAGGGCCATGAAGGCGAGATTGCCCAGACCGGGGAGGAGGACCCGCTCGCCGTCGTGGACGATCCCGACCTGAAGGCCGTGGTCGATGCCCGTATGGCCGAACGGCACGCGCAGGAATACCAGCGCGAACCGGCTGAGGCAGCGCTGATCGCCGCGCTCGACCAGGCGGAACCGCAGGCGGCCGATGCCGTCGCGCGGGAGGATTTCGGCGCCGCAATGTCCGCGCTCGCCACCCTGCGCGCGCCGATCGACCGCTTCTTCGACGATGTGACCGTGAATGACCCGGATCGGCACAAGCGCGCGGCGCGGCTCGAACTGCTTGCGCGGTTTCGTGCTGCGGTGCACAATGTGGCCGACTTCAGCAAAATAGAAGCATCCTAG
- the ppdK gene encoding pyruvate, phosphate dikinase, producing MASVVEAAERLQTVYTFGGDAPRADERARDKTVTGGKGANLAEMAGIGLPVPPGFTITTEECVSYLRGGAEFGAALRTDVAEALQHIERAVGKSFGDPADPLLVSVRSGARVSMPGMMDTVLNLGLNDQTVQGLAATSGDERFAWDSYRRFVQMYGDVVLGLDHGLFEEALEIAKEQAGYFADTEMSAADWQALVAEYKQIVARELGRPFPQDVHEQLWGAIQAVFDSWDSDRAKVYRRLNDIPADWGTAVNVQAMVFGNMGDTSATGVAFTRDPATGERAYYGEYLVNAQGEDVVAGIRTPQYLTRSAREAAGAEAPSMEEALPAAYAELADVFALLEKHYRDMQDIEFTVQQGKLWMLQTRSGKRTAKAALKMAVDMVGEGLIDEREAVLRVDPMALDQLLHPTLDPDAPRDVLTRGLPASPGAASGKIVLDADTAEVWAGRGEKVILVRVETSPEDIHGMHAAQGVLTARGGMTSHAAVVARGMGRPCVSGASAVSIMLKDRKLKIGHRELAEGDTITLDGATGEVMAGEVPTTEPELAGDFGVLMEWADAHRRMKVRTNAETPQDCRMARQFGAEGIGLCRTEHMFFEASRISAVREMILAEDETGRRKALAKLLPEQRADFVAIFTTMAGLPCTIRLLDPPLHEFLPHGDAEFAELAGVTGYSVEHLKRRAGELHEFNPMLGHRGCRLGITFPEIYEMQARAIFEAACQVAGDTGEAVVPEVMIPLVGTARELQILKKLVDDTAVAVFAESGRTLDYLVGTMIELPRAALMAGEIAQEATFFSFGTNDLTQTTLGVSRDDAARFLSVYVDKGIYARDPFVSLDVEGVGQLVTLAAERGRATRPEIKLGICGEHGGDPASIAFCEATGLDYVSASPYRVPIARLAAAQASLRA from the coding sequence ATGGCGAGCGTGGTGGAGGCGGCCGAACGGCTGCAGACGGTCTATACCTTTGGCGGTGACGCCCCGCGTGCTGACGAACGCGCCCGTGACAAGACGGTGACCGGCGGCAAAGGCGCGAACCTGGCCGAGATGGCGGGCATCGGCCTGCCGGTCCCCCCCGGCTTCACCATCACCACCGAGGAATGCGTCAGCTATCTGCGTGGCGGTGCCGAGTTCGGCGCTGCGCTGCGCACCGACGTGGCAGAAGCGCTGCAGCATATCGAACGCGCGGTGGGCAAGAGCTTTGGCGACCCGGCCGATCCGCTGCTGGTCTCGGTCCGCTCGGGCGCGCGCGTCTCCATGCCGGGCATGATGGACACGGTGCTCAATCTCGGGCTGAACGACCAGACCGTGCAGGGCCTCGCCGCCACGTCGGGCGATGAACGGTTCGCCTGGGACTCCTACCGCCGCTTCGTGCAGATGTATGGCGACGTGGTGCTCGGCCTCGATCACGGCCTGTTCGAGGAAGCGCTGGAGATCGCCAAGGAGCAGGCCGGCTACTTCGCCGATACGGAGATGAGCGCGGCCGACTGGCAGGCGCTGGTCGCCGAATACAAGCAGATCGTCGCGCGCGAACTCGGCCGGCCGTTCCCGCAGGACGTGCACGAGCAATTGTGGGGCGCGATCCAGGCGGTGTTCGACAGCTGGGATTCCGACCGCGCCAAGGTCTACCGCCGGCTGAACGACATTCCGGCGGACTGGGGCACGGCCGTCAACGTGCAGGCCATGGTGTTCGGCAATATGGGCGACACCAGCGCCACGGGCGTCGCGTTCACCCGCGATCCGGCCACCGGCGAGCGCGCCTATTACGGCGAGTACCTGGTGAATGCGCAGGGGGAGGACGTCGTCGCCGGCATCCGCACCCCGCAATACCTGACTCGCAGCGCGCGCGAAGCCGCCGGTGCGGAGGCGCCGAGCATGGAGGAGGCGCTGCCCGCCGCCTATGCCGAGCTCGCCGATGTGTTCGCGCTGCTCGAGAAGCATTACCGCGACATGCAGGACATCGAGTTCACCGTACAGCAGGGCAAGCTGTGGATGCTGCAGACCCGTTCGGGCAAGCGCACTGCAAAGGCCGCGCTGAAGATGGCGGTCGACATGGTGGGCGAGGGCCTGATCGATGAGCGGGAGGCGGTGCTGCGGGTCGATCCCATGGCGCTCGACCAGTTGCTGCACCCCACGCTCGACCCCGATGCCCCGCGCGACGTGCTGACCCGCGGCCTGCCCGCCAGCCCTGGCGCCGCCAGTGGCAAGATCGTGCTCGACGCCGACACGGCCGAGGTCTGGGCCGGCCGGGGCGAGAAGGTGATCCTGGTGCGGGTCGAGACCAGCCCGGAGGATATCCACGGCATGCATGCGGCGCAGGGCGTGCTGACCGCGCGCGGCGGCATGACCAGCCACGCGGCGGTGGTCGCGCGCGGCATGGGCCGCCCCTGCGTCTCCGGCGCGAGTGCGGTCTCCATCATGCTGAAGGACCGCAAGCTGAAGATCGGCCACCGCGAGCTGGCGGAAGGCGACACGATCACGCTGGACGGCGCTACGGGCGAGGTGATGGCGGGCGAGGTGCCCACGACCGAGCCTGAACTGGCGGGCGACTTCGGCGTGCTGATGGAATGGGCCGACGCGCATCGCCGCATGAAGGTGCGTACCAATGCCGAAACCCCGCAGGATTGTCGCATGGCGCGCCAGTTCGGCGCGGAAGGCATCGGCCTGTGCCGGACGGAGCACATGTTCTTCGAGGCGAGCCGGATCAGCGCCGTGCGCGAGATGATCCTGGCGGAGGACGAGACCGGCCGCCGCAAGGCGCTGGCCAAGTTGCTGCCCGAACAGCGGGCGGACTTCGTGGCGATCTTCACCACCATGGCGGGCCTGCCGTGCACGATCCGCCTGCTCGATCCGCCGCTGCATGAATTCCTGCCGCATGGCGATGCCGAGTTCGCCGAGCTGGCCGGCGTCACCGGCTACAGCGTGGAGCACCTGAAGCGCCGCGCGGGTGAGCTGCACGAATTCAACCCCATGCTGGGCCATCGCGGCTGTCGCCTGGGGATCACCTTCCCGGAAATCTACGAGATGCAGGCGCGCGCCATCTTCGAGGCGGCGTGCCAGGTCGCGGGTGATACCGGAGAAGCGGTTGTGCCGGAGGTAATGATCCCGCTGGTCGGCACCGCGCGGGAATTGCAGATCCTGAAGAAGCTGGTCGATGATACCGCCGTGGCTGTCTTCGCCGAAAGCGGCCGCACGTTGGACTACCTCGTCGGCACCATGATCGAACTGCCGCGCGCGGCATTGATGGCGGGCGAGATCGCGCAAGAAGCGACCTTCTTCTCCTTCGGCACCAACGACCTGACGCAGACGACGCTCGGCGTGAGCCGCGACGATGCGGCGCGCTTCCTGTCGGTCTATGTCGACAAGGGCATCTATGCCCGCGACCCGTTCGTCAGCCTGGATGTGGAGGGCGTGGGGCAACTGGTGACCCTGGCGGCGGAGCGCGGCCGCGCCACCCGGCCGGAGATCAAGCTGGGCATTTGCGGCGAACATGGCGGCGACCCCGCCTCGATCGCCTTCTGCGAGGCGACCGGACTCGATTACGTCAGCGCGTCACCCTACCGCGTACCCATCGCGCGGCTGGCGGCGGCGCAGGCCTCGCTCAGGGCCTGA
- a CDS encoding methyltransferase domain-containing protein — MSSAPPIIFEPARRHAARARAAILQAQPNAARFVLDDMVEDVIDRIGFLRHPIRRALVIGDRNGALAAELQAGGAEVVRADAAPGASELSLAEEAPFPAALVGDGFDLIASLSALDTVNDLPGALIHMRRALVPGGLMLASFAAAGSLPVLRAAMLTADGDRPAARIHPGVDVRSGAQLLQRAGFADPVADSRTISVGYRAFDRLVTDLRAQALGSVLANPGPALNRAALARARAVFLEQGDGGRTVERFELVTLSGRRPS, encoded by the coding sequence ATGAGCAGCGCCCCGCCAATCATCTTCGAACCCGCCCGCCGCCACGCCGCCCGTGCGCGCGCCGCCATCCTGCAGGCCCAGCCCAATGCGGCGCGGTTCGTGCTGGACGACATGGTGGAGGACGTGATCGACCGGATCGGCTTCCTGCGCCATCCGATCCGCCGGGCACTGGTCATCGGCGATCGCAACGGGGCGCTTGCGGCCGAATTGCAGGCCGGCGGGGCGGAGGTGGTGCGTGCCGATGCGGCGCCGGGCGCGTCCGAGCTGTCGCTCGCGGAGGAGGCGCCCTTCCCCGCCGCGCTGGTCGGCGACGGTTTCGACCTGATCGCCAGCCTCTCCGCGCTCGACACCGTGAACGACCTGCCGGGCGCGCTGATCCACATGCGCCGGGCGCTGGTGCCGGGCGGGCTGATGCTGGCGAGCTTCGCCGCAGCCGGCAGCCTGCCCGTCCTGCGCGCGGCGATGCTGACGGCGGACGGCGACCGGCCCGCGGCGCGCATCCATCCGGGCGTGGACGTGCGATCGGGCGCGCAATTGCTGCAACGGGCTGGGTTCGCCGATCCGGTCGCCGACAGCCGCACCATCAGCGTCGGCTACCGCGCGTTCGACCGGCTGGTGACGGACCTGCGGGCGCAGGCGCTCGGCAGCGTGCTTGCGAATCCGGGACCAGCCCTCAACCGGGCGGCGCTGGCGCGAGCCCGCGCCGTCTTTCTGGAGCAAGGCGACGGCGGCCGGACGGTCGAACGGTTCGAACTCGTCACGCTGAGCGGCCGCCGCCCGTCCTGA
- a CDS encoding ComF family protein: MRAALASGLAPLADLVFPPRCPACGLALAAQAGLCGTCWQDVQRPETSDDGVVAATLYGPISRKLVLAFKHGGRVTLAPLLGRMIAARLPTLEGEWLIVPVPLHRRRLWRRGYNQSALLAREVARITGHALAVDALLRRRPTRSLGGLGRAERARVLAGAIVSHPRAGALLAGRRIILVDDVLTSGATSEACRTALLQAGAREVLVACFARVID; the protein is encoded by the coding sequence ATGAGGGCGGCACTGGCAAGCGGGCTGGCTCCGCTGGCGGACCTCGTCTTCCCGCCGCGCTGTCCCGCATGCGGGCTGGCGCTGGCGGCGCAGGCCGGCCTGTGCGGTACCTGCTGGCAGGATGTGCAGCGGCCGGAGACCAGCGATGATGGCGTGGTTGCCGCCACGCTCTATGGTCCCATTTCGCGCAAGCTGGTGCTGGCGTTCAAGCACGGCGGCCGGGTCACGCTGGCGCCGCTGCTGGGGCGCATGATCGCTGCGCGGTTGCCGACTCTGGAAGGCGAATGGTTGATCGTGCCGGTGCCGCTGCATCGCCGGCGGCTGTGGCGGCGCGGCTACAACCAATCGGCGTTGCTGGCGCGCGAGGTCGCGCGGATCACCGGGCATGCGCTGGCTGTGGATGCGCTGCTACGCCGCCGCCCCACGCGCAGTCTGGGCGGGCTGGGCCGGGCGGAACGTGCACGGGTCCTCGCCGGCGCGATCGTGTCGCATCCACGCGCCGGTGCGCTGCTGGCGGGGCGGCGGATCATCCTGGTGGATGATGTGCTGACCAGCGGCGCGACGAGCGAAGCGTGCCGCACGGCCTTGCTGCAGGCTGGCGCGCGGGAGGTGCTGGTCGCCTGCTTTGCCCGCGTGATCGACTGA
- the hisI gene encoding phosphoribosyl-AMP cyclohydrolase encodes MAGQQDDVALREHGTAFLPRFDAAGLLTAVAQDAATGAVLMVAFMDREALEATQRTGMAHFHSRSRRRLWMKGETSGHVLRVQAILVDCDQDALVLRCTPAGPACHTGAPTCFYRRLEDGALQPA; translated from the coding sequence ATCGCCGGCCAGCAAGATGATGTTGCACTGCGGGAACATGGCACCGCTTTCCTGCCGCGCTTTGATGCGGCGGGCCTGCTGACGGCGGTGGCGCAGGACGCCGCGACCGGCGCGGTGCTGATGGTGGCGTTCATGGATCGGGAAGCGCTGGAGGCAACGCAGCGCACCGGCATGGCGCACTTCCATTCGCGTAGCCGCCGCCGGTTGTGGATGAAGGGCGAGACCTCGGGCCATGTCTTGCGAGTGCAGGCGATCCTGGTCGATTGCGACCAGGACGCGCTAGTGCTGCGATGCACGCCGGCTGGCCCCGCATGTCACACCGGCGCGCCCACCTGCTTCTACCGCCGGCTGGAGGACGGTGCCCTCCAGCCAGCCTGA